The DNA sequence ATACTGCTAGGAACTCTCCTACCTCCATCACCATCATATACCTCTAAAGCTCTTCTGAAACCTATGAGCTTCACCAGAGATCTTAGATCTCCGCTTGCAATAACTCTACCTCTCATCATCACAACAATATGATCGCTTATAAATTCAACCTCTTCAGGATTGTGAGATGTGATCATTATAAGCTTTCCATTTCTCCTCATATTAAACAATGTGCTCCAGAACCTCCTCCTAGCAACAGGATCTAGACCTGAGGTAGGTTCATCAAGGATTATAATATCAGCTTCCGAGGCTAGTACGGCTGTTGCAACAACTCTCTGCTGAGTTCCATAAGATAGATCTCCACATCTTCTATTTATATACTCCTCGAGATCGAATAGTCTCAGATATTCTAGAGCTCTCTCTCTAGCTTCATCCTGGCTTAATCCTCTGTATCTTAGGTATGTTGTTATAAACTGATATGGTGTTGAGAATGATGGAGGTAGAGATCCTTGGGGCATGAATGCAGAGATCTCTCTGATCTTCTCAGGATCTCTAGAAACATCGATCCCCTTGACAACCAGGCTTCCACTAGTAGGCTTGAGAACGCCTGACGCGATCCTCATGAAAGTAGTCTTCCCAGCTCCATTGCTTCCTACAAATGATACTATGCCATCTCTCGATATATCAATCGATACTCTATCTAGAGCTATCACACCACCTCTATATACTTTCGTAAGCTCTCTCGCCAGTAACATGATTAACACCTCACGAGACTTCTTAGGAAGCGCGTGAAATGTGTTAGGGAAGGAGGTTTGATTATATTATCTGTAGATGGGGTGCACAGTATATATCTATT is a window from the Sulfolobales archaeon genome containing:
- a CDS encoding ABC transporter ATP-binding protein encodes the protein MLLARELTKVYRGGVIALDRVSIDISRDGIVSFVGSNGAGKTTFMRIASGVLKPTSGSLVVKGIDVSRDPEKIREISAFMPQGSLPPSFSTPYQFITTYLRYRGLSQDEARERALEYLRLFDLEEYINRRCGDLSYGTQQRVVATAVLASEADIIILDEPTSGLDPVARRRFWSTLFNMRRNGKLIMITSHNPEEVEFISDHIVVMMRGRVIASGDLRSLVKLIGFRRALEVYDGDGGRRVPSSIISLVDRTVKIRDTFVLYTSEEAEAEKILEKLFREGLKARIRPVGVLDMIILNGGGEDLEIDGS